Part of the Cottoperca gobio chromosome 1, fCotGob3.1, whole genome shotgun sequence genome, aataaaataaagaaaagaaaactattcTAAAGTTCATGTTTTAACATAACTGCCACCCATAGCCACAACCATagcaacaaaaatgttaaacacTGCAATAGCCTTAGCTTGTCTGCTTTCACTGTGGTATTTGCATTAACCAGTAGCTTGTGTAGCAATAGTTATACACATAAATGTGGCtcaaataatgttatattatatgtgcCAATGTTTTAAATCCTGTTTAGACTCTAGAATAGTGGTTCCCTACTTTTTAACTTGTAATGTCTTAATGTGAATCAATATTTACTGTCCTCTTCTCATAGAGTACACATGTCTATTGGTAGTGAGCCGTTTTCCAACtaggatgttttatttgaaagacatttaagagGTAAAACCATACAACAGTTTCCcaacaaaaaatgaaaagagaaatgtcagaaaatgaatATAATTTTGTGAAGCAAGATCTTTATTACCTTGCTAATCAACCCCTTGATCACTACTGATCtgaaagctgtttgttttttatgatatACAGACAATTCCTCAACATGAGCACAAGACCAAGGACGCAAGCTGCCTTCATCCAGGGAAACCAGAGCGCAATTGAACATGATGCCTCCCACTCAGCACTCTTCTACCTTTTCCAAGAAGTTTCCAAGCTAGCATCCCCCATCCACAACAGTTTCCTGGACCTAAATTCACCCTCTATGTGGCTACATGATACTTCTAGGCAAGGTCCTTTTATAgttaaaaaagaggaagaggatgcaCATCTGTTTCAAATCTCTAAAAGTTCCTGCCAGCACAGTTTGTCTCGTATGTCGCCTTATAATCAGATGAAGAAAGTGAAGGAGGAAAGTCACAGCAGCAAGGTCACAACTTTAGTTGAGCCACATCCGAAATGCGACAGCCCCTGGAAAGTACTGAGTCTGATCAATCTGCAGTGTGAAAGGCTCCTGCATAAAAAAGATGCGGAGGAGTCAGACCTTGGTTCAGTACCATCTACCACAAAAGTAGGCCGTTCAATAGACACATCGTCGACTTCAACAGCAGATGTAACAGATCAGGGAGTCAGATGTATTGAATGCACTTTGAGACCATCTCTTCTTATCTACGGGAGGCAAGAAATCCCACAGTGCTGTGTGAGAGACTCCAGGGTGGGCTGTTGTGTTCAGTCACAGACTGCTGGAAAAGCAAACACTTTTTCAGTGTTCAGTGATAACAGATTATTTGAGTCGAACCAGACGAAAGATTGTTTCTCGTCTGAAAAGGATATTTTGCATGTACCCTTCTCTGACAATGTtttgtcacaaacacacatcaccTATGCATCCCTAAATCCCAAGCTGaattttaattcaaatgaagaTACAAGTGTCACTCTATCAAAGCCAGCACTAACACTAGACCACAATGCAAACCTTGCTTTGTCTACAGAGCCACTGTGTGACACCCGGCTTCCCCCACAGAGCTACCTTCTGCCTTCTTCACAATcggctttatttttatttcgcACCACAGAGAAGTGTCAGTCacttgcaaaacaaaatgacaaaatcactGCATCTAAACTAGAACGTACACATGCTAACATAGAGGGAACAAACCCCTCACCTTCTGCAACCTCAAAACCAGAACACAGGCCAGTGCAAAAGGAGGAAATTGCTGATCCATCTACCCAGCAGTGGAGAAGGAAGACTCCTAGAAAACAACCTCATCCCAGGCGAAGTGCTAATATCCAAGACCCAGACTTCCAGGGAGTGACGTTCAGGATGGACACGGAGCTGGACGACAGCAGGGAACAATGTCGGCTCCTCATAACTTCTAAGTACAGGTAGTGACAGATTTGTTACATGTTTGAAGATTGTGATGAAAAC contains:
- the fdx2 gene encoding ferredoxin-2, mitochondrial isoform X1; its protein translation is MCSRTPLNYTEGSTLQFCRQFLNMSTRPRTQAAFIQGNQSAIEHDASHSALFYLFQEVSKLASPIHNSFLDLNSPSMWLHDTSRQGPFIVKKEEEDAHLFQISKSSCQHSLSRMSPYNQMKKVKEESHSSKVTTLVEPHPKCDSPWKVLSLINLQCERLLHKKDAEESDLGSVPSTTKVGRSIDTSSTSTADVTDQGVRCIECTLRPSLLIYGRQEIPQCCVRDSRVGCCVQSQTAGKANTFSVFSDNRLFESNQTKDCFSSEKDILHVPFSDNVLSQTHITYASLNPKLNFNSNEDTSVTLSKPALTLDHNANLALSTEPLCDTRLPPQSYLLPSSQSALFLFRTTEKCQSLAKQNDKITASKLERTHANIEGTNPSPSATSKPEHRPVQKEEIADPSTQQWRRKTPRKQPHPRRSANIQDPDFQGVTFRMDTELDDSREQCRLLITSKYSLCCSKELRKSVKKPRLRTRTSHKSLKTSSSDEESYSTTSVSKGKVCASCCTRKTPMWRDAEDGTPLCNACGIRYKKYRVRCVYCWHIPRKEGNSNSCCLKCGNFVRLTSAQRKRST
- the fdx2 gene encoding ferredoxin-2, mitochondrial isoform X2; protein product: MCSRTPLNYTEGSTLQFCRQFLNMSTRPRTQAAFIQGNQSAIEHDASHSALFYLFQEVSKLASPIHNSFLDLNSPSMWLHDTSRQGPFIVKKEEEDAHLFQISKSSCQHSLSRMSPYNQMKKVKEESHSSKVTTLVEPHPKCDSPWKVLSLINLQCERLLHKKDAEESDLGSVPSTTKVGRSIDTSSTSTADVTDQGVRCIECTLRPSLLIYGRQEIPQCCVRDSRVGCCVQSQTAGKANTFSVFSDNRLFESNQTKDCFSSEKDILHVPFSDNVLSQTHITYASLNPKLNFNSNEDTSVTLSKPALTLDHNANLALSTEPLCDTRLPPQSYLLPSSQSALFLFRTTEKCQSLAKQNDKITASKLERTHANIEGTNPSPSATSKPEHRPVQKEEIADPSTQQWRRKTPRKQPHPRRSANIQDPDFQGVTFRMDTELDDSREQCRLLITSKYSKELRKSVKKPRLRTRTSHKSLKTSSSDEESYSTTSVSKGKVCASCCTRKTPMWRDAEDGTPLCNACGIRYKKYRVRCVYCWHIPRKEGNSNSCCLKCGNFVRLTSAQRKRST
- the fdx2 gene encoding ferredoxin-2, mitochondrial isoform X3, which produces MSTRPRTQAAFIQGNQSAIEHDASHSALFYLFQEVSKLASPIHNSFLDLNSPSMWLHDTSRQGPFIVKKEEEDAHLFQISKSSCQHSLSRMSPYNQMKKVKEESHSSKVTTLVEPHPKCDSPWKVLSLINLQCERLLHKKDAEESDLGSVPSTTKVGRSIDTSSTSTADVTDQGVRCIECTLRPSLLIYGRQEIPQCCVRDSRVGCCVQSQTAGKANTFSVFSDNRLFESNQTKDCFSSEKDILHVPFSDNVLSQTHITYASLNPKLNFNSNEDTSVTLSKPALTLDHNANLALSTEPLCDTRLPPQSYLLPSSQSALFLFRTTEKCQSLAKQNDKITASKLERTHANIEGTNPSPSATSKPEHRPVQKEEIADPSTQQWRRKTPRKQPHPRRSANIQDPDFQGVTFRMDTELDDSREQCRLLITSKYSLCCSKELRKSVKKPRLRTRTSHKSLKTSSSDEESYSTTSVSKGKVCASCCTRKTPMWRDAEDGTPLCNACGIRYKKYRVRCVYCWHIPRKEGNSNSCCLKCGNFVRLTSAQRKRST